The Triticum urartu cultivar G1812 chromosome 5, Tu2.1, whole genome shotgun sequence genome contains the following window.
TAGGTAGATAAGATACCTGTGCCGAAGGGGGAGTCGGGGACGCTGGCCGGGGACGAGGGCGCGGAGCCGGAGCCGGACTCGCTGCGCGGCGACGTCACGGACAGGGCCGGCGGGCGGAGGATGGTGATGCTCCGCGTCACCGCCGGCGCCGCCACGTCGGCCGACGGCACGGCAGCGGCGGTCGTACCGGCCGCCGCGGAGGACGGGGAGAAGGAGGCGTACTTGCGGAGCCTGCCGAGGCCGTGGTCCGGCCGCGGCCCGGCCACTGTGTCGTCCCACAGCTGGTCAAGAAGCCCCATGGAGCACGACGATCCAACCAAACCTGCGCGTACGTGGTAGATCAGGAGCCACGTTCATacaatcatcatcatcatctccTCCTCCGGCG
Protein-coding sequences here:
- the LOC125509361 gene encoding dormancy-associated protein homolog 3-like; this translates as MGLLDQLWDDTVAGPRPDHGLGRLRKYASFSPSSAAAGTTAAAVPSADVAAPAVTRSITILRPPALSVTSPRSESGSGSAPSSPASVPDSPFGTATTPRGESGWSKLRRKGRMAADGIEASPGTPRSPTVYDWVVISSLDR